A section of the Streptomyces sp. NBC_00178 genome encodes:
- a CDS encoding response regulator transcription factor: MAIRVLLVDDQPLLRTGFRMILEAEGDLAVVGEAGDGLQAIEQVRALQPDVVLMDIRMPRMDGVEATRQITGPGRDGPAKVLVLTTFDLDEYVVEALRAGASGFLLKDAPANELVQAIRVVAAGEAMLAPSITRRLLDKYADHLPSGEEPVPDALHTLTEREVEVLKLVARGLSNAEIAADLFVSETTVKTHVGHVLTKLGLRDRVQAAVYAYESGLVRPGAQ; the protein is encoded by the coding sequence GTGGCTATCCGCGTCCTGCTCGTCGACGATCAGCCCCTCTTGCGCACCGGGTTCCGGATGATCCTGGAGGCGGAGGGCGATCTCGCGGTGGTCGGCGAGGCCGGCGACGGACTGCAGGCCATCGAACAGGTGCGGGCGCTGCAGCCCGACGTGGTGCTGATGGACATCCGCATGCCGCGCATGGACGGCGTGGAGGCGACCCGCCAGATCACCGGGCCCGGCCGGGACGGCCCGGCGAAGGTCCTGGTGCTGACGACCTTCGACCTCGACGAGTACGTCGTGGAGGCGCTGCGCGCGGGGGCCAGCGGCTTCCTGCTGAAGGACGCGCCCGCCAACGAGCTGGTGCAGGCCATCCGGGTGGTGGCCGCGGGTGAGGCGATGCTGGCGCCCAGCATCACGCGCCGGCTGCTCGACAAGTACGCCGACCACCTGCCGTCGGGCGAGGAGCCCGTCCCGGACGCCCTGCACACGCTCACCGAGCGCGAGGTGGAGGTGCTGAAGCTGGTGGCGCGCGGACTGTCCAACGCCGAGATCGCCGCCGACCTGTTCGTGAGCGAGACGACGGTCAAGACGCACGTCGGCCACGTGCTCACGAAGCTGGGGCTGCGCGACCGCGTGCAGGCCGCCGTCTACGCCTACGAGAGCGGACTGGTGCGTCCCGGCGCGCAGTG